The proteins below come from a single Oxyura jamaicensis isolate SHBP4307 breed ruddy duck chromosome 1, BPBGC_Ojam_1.0, whole genome shotgun sequence genomic window:
- the LOC118164658 gene encoding organic solute transporter subunit alpha-like isoform X1, translated as MEGEGNATLLPPCGASEPPFAWELLGSLDLAGRFLFAILTLMTLIADLVFIEEVIYIYRKIPSSKRSILIWINAAAPVIATTSCIGMWIPRSTMFTDFTAAVFFAIVIHKFLMMMIKECGGQKLFLRRFENGRFKISTGPCCCCCLCLPGVRITRQTLFWLKLGTFQFAFFRPMFMFLSIVLWTNGNYSLSNLSPEGAAIWISCFVAVLTIIALWPVGIMFQQVRVLLNCKKIIPKFALYQFVLILNHLQAAIINILAMQRIIPCAPPLSSSARGAYITHQLLIMEMFLITLMSRVVYRRRYDELEPPEHACEEEGDSKQTPKIILNGAVSEDGLPGF; from the exons ATGGAGGGCGAGGGGAACGCGACCCTCCTCCCGCCCTGCGGCGCCAGCGAGCCGCCCTTcgcctgggagctgctgggca GCCTTGACCTAGCTGGTAGATTTCTCTTTGCAATCTTGACTCTGATGACGCTAATTGCTGATCTGGTATTTATAGAGGAAGTGATCTACATCTACAGGAAAATCCCCTCCTCCAAAAGATCAATCTTAATTTGGATAAATGCTGCGGCTCCA GTGATTGCTACTACCTCATGCATTGGCATGTGGATTCCTCGCTCAACAATGTTTACAGATTTCACAGCAGCAGT ATTTTTTGCCATAGTTATCCACAAGTTcctgatgatgatgattaaaGAGTGTGGGGGCCAAAAGCTGTTCCTCAGGCGGTTTGAAAATGGTCGCTTCAAGATCAGCACgggtccctgctgctgctgctgcctttgcctCCCCGGCGTGCGCATCACTAG gCAAACCCTCTTTTGGCTGAAGCTGGGCACCTTCCAGTTTGCTTTCTTCCGACCTATGTTCATGTTTCTGTCAATAGTGCTTTGGACCAACGGCAATTACAGCCTTTCTAAT ttgtCTCCTGAAGGAGCTGCGATATGGATTAGCTGCTTCGTTGCTGTCCTTACCATTATTGCTCTGTGGCCAGTTGGAATCATGTTTCAGCAAGTCAGGGTTCTCCTTAACTGTAAGAAGATCATCCCTAAATTTGCTCTTTATCAG TTTGTCCTGATTCTGAACCACCTGCAAGCAGCTATTATCAACATCTTGGCCATGCAAAGAATTATCCCTTGCGCTCCGCCACTCTCCTCTTCAGCAAGAGGAGCCT atatAACCCACCAGCTCCTCATCATGGAAATGTTTCTGATAACCCTAATGTCAAGGGTGGTCTATCGGAGAAGATACGATGAACTAGAGCCTCCAGAGCATGCCTGTGAAGAAGAAGGGGACAGCAAGCAGACTCCTAAGATTATCCTGAATGGTGCAGTTAGTGAAGATGGATTGCCAGGCTTTTAG
- the LOC118164658 gene encoding organic solute transporter subunit alpha-like isoform X2, whose product MNLNLSLDLAGRFLFAILTLMTLIADLVFIEEVIYIYRKIPSSKRSILIWINAAAPVIATTSCIGMWIPRSTMFTDFTAAVFFAIVIHKFLMMMIKECGGQKLFLRRFENGRFKISTGPCCCCCLCLPGVRITRQTLFWLKLGTFQFAFFRPMFMFLSIVLWTNGNYSLSNLSPEGAAIWISCFVAVLTIIALWPVGIMFQQVRVLLNCKKIIPKFALYQFVLILNHLQAAIINILAMQRIIPCAPPLSSSARGAYITHQLLIMEMFLITLMSRVVYRRRYDELEPPEHACEEEGDSKQTPKIILNGAVSEDGLPGF is encoded by the exons ATGAACTTAAATTTAA GCCTTGACCTAGCTGGTAGATTTCTCTTTGCAATCTTGACTCTGATGACGCTAATTGCTGATCTGGTATTTATAGAGGAAGTGATCTACATCTACAGGAAAATCCCCTCCTCCAAAAGATCAATCTTAATTTGGATAAATGCTGCGGCTCCA GTGATTGCTACTACCTCATGCATTGGCATGTGGATTCCTCGCTCAACAATGTTTACAGATTTCACAGCAGCAGT ATTTTTTGCCATAGTTATCCACAAGTTcctgatgatgatgattaaaGAGTGTGGGGGCCAAAAGCTGTTCCTCAGGCGGTTTGAAAATGGTCGCTTCAAGATCAGCACgggtccctgctgctgctgctgcctttgcctCCCCGGCGTGCGCATCACTAG gCAAACCCTCTTTTGGCTGAAGCTGGGCACCTTCCAGTTTGCTTTCTTCCGACCTATGTTCATGTTTCTGTCAATAGTGCTTTGGACCAACGGCAATTACAGCCTTTCTAAT ttgtCTCCTGAAGGAGCTGCGATATGGATTAGCTGCTTCGTTGCTGTCCTTACCATTATTGCTCTGTGGCCAGTTGGAATCATGTTTCAGCAAGTCAGGGTTCTCCTTAACTGTAAGAAGATCATCCCTAAATTTGCTCTTTATCAG TTTGTCCTGATTCTGAACCACCTGCAAGCAGCTATTATCAACATCTTGGCCATGCAAAGAATTATCCCTTGCGCTCCGCCACTCTCCTCTTCAGCAAGAGGAGCCT atatAACCCACCAGCTCCTCATCATGGAAATGTTTCTGATAACCCTAATGTCAAGGGTGGTCTATCGGAGAAGATACGATGAACTAGAGCCTCCAGAGCATGCCTGTGAAGAAGAAGGGGACAGCAAGCAGACTCCTAAGATTATCCTGAATGGTGCAGTTAGTGAAGATGGATTGCCAGGCTTTTAG